In the Labilithrix sp. genome, CGGGCGCGTCGGCATCAGCGCGGTGGACTTGATCGCGGGCGCCGGCTCCGGCGCGAGCGGCGCGAGCGGCGCCATGAGCGCGGTGCCTTGCGGCGTCCGCTTCACCGCCGGCGGCGCGAGGTCCGGGACGACCTGCGCTCGGCCGAGGAGCGCGTGGCGCTGGCGCGCCTGCTCGCTCATGCGCGCGTCGACGAAAGCGGGGAGATCGGGGATCTCGCTCAGCTCGGCGAGGAGGCCGAGCAGCGCGCGCCGGAGGGCCTCCGCCGAGCGGAAGCGATCGGCGACGTTCGGCGCGATCGCTTGCTGGATGACCTGCGCGATCTCCGGGCGCATGTCGGCGGGGAGGGGGACGAGCGGCGGCGCGGCGGCGAGCAGCGCCTGCATCGTCACGAGGTCGGTGTTGGCGGCGTACGGCGTCGAGCCGACGAGGGCGCGGAAGAGCATCGCGCCGGCCCCGAACACGTCGGTCCAGGGGCCGATCTCCTCACGCCGCGCCTGCTCCGGCGACATGTACCGGATCTTGCCTTTGATCGTCCCGAGCGCGGTCGAGTGCGCGTGGCGGTCGCGCGCGTGGGCGATCCCGAAGTCGATGATGCGCACGCGCCCGTCGAGCGAGAGGAGGACGTTCTGCGGCGACACGTCACGATGGACGACGTTGCGCGGCGCGCCGTCCGGCCCGACGACGGAGTGGGCGGCGTGGAGGCCGGCGCACACCTCGGCCACGACGTGGAGCGCGACGGCGACAGGAGCGGTCCGGTGCTGCGAGACGAGCGAGAAGAACGAATCGCCGTCGACGTACTCCATCGCGAGGTAGAGGCGATCCGCCTGCGCGGTGTGCTCGTAGACCTTGGCGACGTTCGGGTGCTCGATCGCGGCGACGATGGTCGCCTCGTCCAGGAACATCGCGCGAAACGACGGATCCTCCGCGAAACGGGAATGGATCATCTTCAGGGCGACGAGCCGTCCGGCCCCGTCCCGCTCGCGCGCCGCCCACACCGTGGCCATGCCACCCTCGCCGATCGGGCAAACGAGCTCGTACCGATCGACGACCTGCCCCGGTTTCAACACCCTCCCACTATACTGAGAAGTCGCCGATGCGTTCCGTGGTCGTGTCGTCCTCGTTCAGCCTCTCGTCGTCGCCGGGCGACGTGTGGCCGTTCATCACCGACACGGATCGCACGAATCGCCTCGTCATCGGATCGGCCAACGTCTACCGGCCGATCGAGAAGGGGACGAAGAGCAGCGCCCGCTTCCTCGTCGAGGCGAAGGCGGCGGGCATGACGATGACGTACGAGGAGGCGCCGTTCGAGTGGACGCTCAACAAGTCGTTCAGCGTCTACCGGAAGATGCGCTCCGGCCCGCTCGAGTCGTACACCTACGGCATCACGCTCGATCCGGCGCCCGACGGCGGGACGAAGGTGACGGTGCGCCTCGACCTGGTGCCGCGTCACTGGCTGCTCCGCCCCATCGCCCAGATCGAGGGCAACCGCATCGTCGCGCGGATGGCGAAGCTCGCCGAGTCGATCGACGCGCACCTCCGCGACAAGGCGCCGAGCCCGTACCTGAAGCCGAGCTCCCCCGCGAACGAGGAGCGGCTCGACTTCGCGCAGCGCGAGCTCGAGAAGCGCGACCTCGACGCCAAGGCGATCGCGACGCTCGTGGACCTCATTCGCAACGGCCCCGACGCCGACCTCGTCCGCATCCGCCCCTTCGAGCTCGCGCACGAGCACGGGGTGGACGAGCGCGAGATGCTCCGCATCTGCCTCCACGCCGTCACGCTCGGCGTGGTCGAGCTGCGGTGGGCGCTCGTGTGCCCGAGCTGCCGCACCGCGAGCGATCAGGTCACGTCGCTCGCGGAGATCGGCGACGCGAGCCACTGCCAGCTCTGCGATCTCCAGTTCGGGGTGGAGCTCGACAAGGCGGTGGAGGCCACCTTCGTCCCGCACCCGAGCGTGCGCGAGGTGTCGAACATGATGTTCTGCATCGGCGGTCCCGCGCGCACGCCCCACGTCGTCGCGCAGGCGGTCGTCGACGCGCGCGGCGAGAAGTCGCTCGAGGCGCCGGCGGAGGCGGGCCGCTACCGCGTCTTCGCGCGCGGCGGCGCGATCGCGTCCGTCGACGTGACGAGCGAAGGCGCGACGTCGGCGACGGTGACGCTCGAGGGCGAGGCGCTGACGCCGCCGGCGGTGGACGTCGCGCCCGGCGCGAGCATCGTCGTGCACAACCGGACGAGCACGCCGCTCCACGTGAAGCTCGAGCGCCTCGGCTACGCGAGCCGCGCGGCGACGGCGCACGTCGTCACGACCCTGAGCGAGTTCCGCCGCTTCTTCTCGAAGGACCTCCTCAAGCCGAGCACGCCGCTCAAGGTGGCGAGCGTCGCGATCCTGTTCAGCGACCTCACCGGCTCGACCGCGCTCTACACGCGGGCCGGCGACGCGGCCGCGTTCCGTCTCGTCGACGATCACTTCGACGTGTTGCGGAAGGTCATCGACGAGCACGGCGGCTCGGTGGTGAAGACGATGGGCGACGCGATCATGGCGGCGTTCATCGAGCCGCTCGCCTGCGTGCGCGCGTCGATCGCCTGCCTCCACGCCTTCGAGACGTTCCGCGTCGACGCCGACAACGGCGAGCTCACGGGGATCAAGCTCGGCCTCTTCGCGGGCCCCTGCTACGTCGTCACCGCCAACGACGCGATCGACTACTTCGGTCAGACGGTGAACTGCGCCTCCCGCGTGCAGCACTGCGCGGAGACGGGGGAGATCGTCTTCGAGGAGGAGGTCTGGGACCGCCTCCCCGAGGTCGACAAGTCGAAGCTCCGCCTCGTCTCGAAGCTCGAGACGACGGTCAAGGGCGTCGCCCACCCCCTCCGGCTCGTACGCACGAAGCTGATGACGGAGATCGTGAGCCAGCGACACCTCACCTCACAGAAACGCGCGTCGTCTCCCGAGCTCGTGTGAGGTGTGCGCTCTTGTCCGGCGCGCGAGGTGCTAGGCAACGGCCGCCCCACCGCGCACGACACGCTATGCTCGCGCCTCGATGGCTCGTCTGGACCCGAAGCTCGACGTCACGTTCAAGCTGCTGCTGACGCGCTATCCGGAGCTGCTTCGGAGCATGCTGGAGGCGGTGCTGGGGCAGCGCATCGACGAGCTCGAGGTGCTCAACCCTACGATCGTAGGCGACCTGATCGGCGACAAGAGCGTCGAGCTCGACGTTCGCGTTCGGCTCGCGGACGGCACCCGTGTCGACGTCGAGATGCAGGTCCGCGCCTACCGCGCGCTCGCCGACCGCTTCCTCTACTACGCCGCGCGCGACTACGCGGGCCAGCTCGCGCGCGGCGGCGACTACGACGGGCTGACGCCGACCATCCTCGTCATCTGGACGGTCGCACCGCTCTTCCAGGATCTCGAGCAGTACCACTCCATCTTCGAGCTCCGCGAGCGCCGTACGCACGAGCTCTTCTCGTCGCAGCTCGCGATCCACCTGCTCCAGCTCGATTTCATCGGCGTCCCCGGCGCCGACGAGGCCGTGCGCCGGTGGGGACGGTTTCTCCTTGCGGAGTCGGAGGCCGAGTTGGATGCTTTGGCGACGGAGGATCCTATCATGAGCGCTGCCCGCTCCGCCCTCGACGAGCTCTCTCAGGACCCAGAAGCCGCCCGCCTGGCACGCGACCGCTCCGACGCGTTGAAGCTCAACGCCATCGCCCTCCGCCAAGAGCGCGAGCACGAGCGTCGCGAAGGCAGGCTCGAGGGCAAGCTCGAGGGCAAGCTCGAGGGCAAGCTCGAAGGCAGGCTCGAGGGCAAGCTCGAGGGCAAGCTCGAAGGCAGGCTCGAGGGCGAGCTCAAGGGCAAGCTCGAAGGGCTCCTTGCGGTGCTCGCCGCTCGGGGCCTCACCGTCTCCGAAGACGCGAAGGTCCGCTTCGCCGCCGAGTCTGATCCGGCTGTTCTCGGTCGATGGCTGGTCCGCGCCGTTACCGTCTCGAGCGTCGACGAGCTTTTCCAGTAGGTCGCCCGGCGAGCTCGCGCGGGAGGGCTACGCCGTGCGGCGGCGTGCGCCGAGGGCCAGGTCGAGCGCGCGGTCGACGGCGGCGGAGTCGTAGGGCTTCGCGAGGGCGGCGACGGAGCCGGGGACCGACGGCGTTCGGGTCGACGTCGCGCTGACGACGATCGCGAGCTCCGGGTCGAGCTCGAGCGCACATCGCGCGACCTCGGCGCTCGGCATGTCGCCGACCGCGAGGTCGAGGAGGAGCACGTCGAAGTGTTGCTCGCGCAGGCGCTGGAGGGCGGACGCGCCGTTCGCGAGCGGCGTGACCTCGCAGCGCGTCGCGAGCCGCCGCACGAGCACGCGCCGAACGAGGTCATCCGGCTCGACGACGAGCACGGTCGGGCGAGGGGAAAGATCGATCATGGCTGCCTCGTCCCTTCGAGAGCGCAAGCACGCTCCGTTCGACGCATGTTCATCCGAAACAGGATAAACGCGAAAGTAGGCAGAGCGCACGCTTTCAGTGTTGAATGTGCGAAATGTGAGGTCAGGGGTAATTTCGATCGACCTACATTGGTCTCTTCGCCGACGCGAGCGCCGAACGGTTCGTGGGCGTATAAATGCAGTTCGTCCGCTAAATATGGCGCTTCGTCGGGGTTGTTGAATACTTGGTCGGGCCTTTTAGTCTCGCCTAGACTGACAGGCTCGAGATCCTGTTTCTCGGTGGAAGACTTAGTTACCGAGAAAAACGAGAAATCACAACCACGGCATGAGCACGCTGTCGCAGGAGGTTGTGCGATGACACGCGCGAGCGCCACGGAGCGCAGTCGGATGAGCAAACGCTTGTGGGGGCTCGAATGGCCGACCTGGACGCACGACGGCATCGTCTGCGAGCCGGCCGGGCTCGAGGAGGTGCGCTCCTTCATCGCCGATCACTACCCGTCGATCTTCGCGCTGGAGGCGGGCCCCTTCCTCACGGAGGCGATGACGGACGCGAAGCGCCGCTTCCTCGAGGAGTGTGACATCTCCGTTCTGCGCGACGGCGCAGAGCTCGCCGGCATCGCGATCGGGCATCCGACCGACTGGTCGACGTGGTACTCGCGGAGCTTCGCGCTCCTGCCGAAGTACCGCGAGCGCTCGCTCCTCACGGAGTTCACGCGGCGGACCTCTTCGCTGCTCGCCGAGCAGGGGATTGACCGCGCGGAGGTCGACACGTCGCCGGCGAACGTGCCGGTGCAGCGCGCGCTCCTCCAAGCGGGCTTCCTCATCACCTCCACCACGCTCTCGGAGCGTTGGGGGACGATGCTCCGCTTCACGCGCTTCTTCAACCCGAAGGCGGAAGAGGCCTTCCGCCGCCAGTACATCAGCGTCCCCAACTACGGACGCAGCGCTCAGTCGAAGGAAGGAGGTAGTCCGTGAAGAAGTTCGCTCGCACCAGCCTCTGAGGCGATCGACACGTGGGCGGCACGGTGGGGGGAGGGCCGTGCCGCCATCGAGTCTCTGGGAGGCGTCGGGTCGGCGCCGGGAAAGGAACAGTCAATGATTGGTCGCGCGCTTCGAATCGACATCGAACGGTACATCTCCAAGCCGGAGGCAAACTCCCTCTTCGCGACGACGAAGGATGGAAGGCTCACCCCGGAGATGATGGCGCGCTACCTCGCTTCGCTGCATTTCATGATCTGCCTGACGCCGGTTCATCTGGTTCGCGCGCGCGACGCCGCGCGGGCGCGAGGGCTGGACGAGCTCGCGGATCACTTCGACAAGAAGGTCGGCGAGGAGGTGGGGCACGAAGCGTGGTCCGAGTCCGACCTGCGGACGCTCCGCGCGAAGAGGGCGGGGGCGTCCGGCGACGTCGCCCCCGGCGCCCGCGAGCTCGCCGCGTACATCGAGTCCGCGATTGACGACCATCCTGCGTATTACCTCGCGTACGCCGCGTTCGCCGAGTTCATCACCGTCATGGTCGGGCCGACGTGGGTGGAGATGCTCGTGCAGCGCTGCGGGATCCCGCTGGAGGCGCTGACCGTCATCACGAACCATATCGAGCTCGACGGAGCGCACGCCGAGGAAGGCTTCGAGCTCATGGACGACCTCATCACCGATCCGGCGATGCTGCCGGCGATGCGCAAGATCCTCGCCGAGTGCATGGCGCGCTATGACAACTACTGCGCAGAGTGCACGGCCGTCGTTCCCGCTGCGGAGAGCGGGACGACGCTGGTCGTCGAGGCGCCGAGTGTTTCCGCTGCCTGAGGGGTGGACCGTACCGGAAGAGGTGGGCGACACGATCGACGTCGACGGCTGGACGGTCCACCGGTCGGGTGTGTCCGCGGTGGGACCGACCGGCGAGGAGATTTGCGGCTCGGCGGCGGCGCGTGGTCGACCCGCCACCGAGCGCGCGTGGTTCGAACTCGTCGAGCGCGTCTCTGCCGTCCAGGCGATCGCGGAGGGAGAGGCTTCCTACCCCTTGCGCGACGAGACCGGAGCCATCGTCGGTCAGCTGGACCGCGCCGACGTATTTCCTGCGAATCCTGAGCCGGAGCGCTGGGTCTACGCGCGCTCGAACGGCGTCGCGATCCATTCTGGATGGCGCGCGGCGTGTGAACGAGCGGTGTGGGAGCTTGCCGAGCGGGATCGCGTGCTCCGCGCGTGGGCGGGCGAGCTCCGCCCGGTGCCGATCGTTCATGACCTCGCGTCACCGTCTTACGAATGGTCCGCCTATGCGTTTCCAGCTGGAGAAGGGTCGTTCGCGGCGTCGGTCGAGGTCGTCGGCGTCTTCGCCCTCCCCATGCGCGACGACCTTCCCGTCGGGATCGGCTTCGCGGGCCGACCGCAGCGAGAGGACGCCTTGTCCGCCGCGGCGTGCGAGGCCGTTCAGCAGCTCGCGTTCCTGTGGGGCGAGGCCGTGCCGGCATCGGCCGACGCACCGCCGGGTGCCATGCTCCACCTCGACACCTTCCAGATCCCGGCGCATCGCCCGCGACTCCGCGCGTGGCTCGAAGGCGCGCACACAGCCTTCGCGAGCGCCCGCTCTTCCCGGCGCGGGAAAGCCCCGGTTCGATTCGTGGACTTGACCATGGCCGGTCTCGGCGCCGAGCTTCGCGTCGCCAAGGCGATATGTGCGGATGCGATGCCGCTCGTCTTCGGAGAGAGCCCTGATTTCGCGGGGCTGCCGATCGAGCTGCGACTTCATCCCATTCCCTGAATTTCCATGGCTTCGCCCGTTGAACGCGGCGCGGAGACGGCTAGTCTCAGCCGCTGATGCAGCGGCCATCGATTCCCGGGTTCGAGCTTGGAGCGGAGCTCGGTCACGGCGCGCACTCCGTCGTCTATCGAGGGAAGAAGGACGGGGTCCCGTGTGCGGTGAAGCTCCCGCGCATGCGCGCTCGCTGGACGCGGTTGATCTATCGCGAAGCGGTAGCGCTCGCTCGGGTGAAGCACGGCGGCTTGCCGCGGGTGCTCACGGTGGGGGACGCCGACGGGTTTCCGTACCTCGCGATGGAGCTCGTCGAGGGACAGACGCTCGCCGATCGCCTGAACGGCTCGGCGCTCCAGGAACCCGAGCTCCTCGCGATCGCCCTCCAGCTCGCGGATGCGCTCGCAGCCGTCCACGATGCGGGTCTGGTCCATCGCGACGTCAAAGCGCGCAACATCGTCGTCGATCACGGGCGCGTCGTGCTCGTCGACTTCGGGTTCACGACGCCGATGGAGCGCACTGGTGACGGCGAGACGGCCGGCACCGCCGCGTACGCCGCGCCGGAGCAGCTCGTCCCGCCGGGAAGGGTCGACGCGCGAACCGACCTGTTCGGGCTCGGGCGGGTCCTCCTCGAGTGCGTCAGTCGGGAGCTCTTCTCCACGACCTCGTCGACCGCCGACGTCGCGAGCCTCCGCGAGCTCCTGGTCGGGGGCGGCGTGAGCGCCGGGCTCGCCGAGGTCATCGCGCATCTCCTTCAGCATGACGCGAGCCGGCGTTATCCCGACGCACGCGCCCTGATGCGTGAGCTCGATCGCCTCAGCCGCGGGCTGCCGGTCCTCGGCGCCGCTGCTTACGTGCCCGAGCGGGCGCTCTCTCTGTCGAGAGCACGCGAAGACGAATGTGCGCGTGCGCTCGACGCGGTGTCGAAACCGGGAGACGGCGGCCGAATGCTCCTCCTGCAGGGGACCCGGGGCAGCGGCAAGACGTTCCTCCTCCATGCGCTGGAGGCCCAGCTTCGGCATCAGGGCCGCGTCTCGCTCACGACGAGCGCGAAGGACGATCCGCCGCTCTCGGGGCTGCGTCGCATCCTCGAGTCGTGCGTCGCCGGAGGATCGCCCGCCAGTCGTGGGATGGCGGGCCACGAGCTGTCCGAGCTCCTCGGAAACCTCTCCGCCGTCGGTGAGCTCATCGCGCCCATCGTCGCGTCGGCGCTGCACCCGGGCTCACCGCCGGAAGAGCCGGAGCTGCCAGAGGCGACGGAGGCGTTCGAAGAAGGTGCCGCCGAGCTCATCGTGCGCATCGCGCGGCGTCTCGGGCGGCTCGTGCTCCTCGTCGACGACGTGCAGTGGATGGACCTCGCGAGCGCCGCCGCGCTCCTCCGTCTCGCCCATCGTCTCGCCGACTCCCCGGTGGTGCTCGTCCTCGCGAGCCGTCCGGAGTCGCCGTACGGCGTGCCGACCCGCTTCGCCTCGGTCCGCGCGGCCGACGTTCCCGTGCGGACGATCGAGCTGGGACCGCTCGACGCGGAGGGGGTCGCGCGGGTCATCCAGGCGCACCTGTGCACCGATCCCGTCGATCGCGAGCTCGTGAGACGAGTGTGTGCGTTCGCCGATGGGACGGCGCTCGGCGTCCTCGAGGTGCTCTCCGCCTATGTCGACGCGGGGGCGATCCGACCGCACGACGGCGCGTGGGTCTTCGACGAAGCGCGGGCGGCCGCGATCGTGCTGCCGCGCGGCGTCCTCGCGCTCCTCGCTCGCCGCGTCGGCGAGCTCCCGCAGGCGGCGCGTCGCGTGCTCGAAGCAGCGGCGGTCTGCGGTCTGACCTTCTCCGAGTCGCTCGTCGCGCGCACCCGCGCGCTCACCGAGGAGACGGTGGGCTATGCGATGGTCGGTGCGCTCCGGGCGGGCGTCGTCGAGCGCGTGGGTGAGGGCGAGTGGCGCTTCCTGCACGACAGCATGCGCGACACGCTGCTCGCGGACCTCTCCGACGCGGAGAGCCGTCACCTCCATCAGCGCGCGGGCACCGTGCTCTCCGAGTCGGAGCGCGCGACCGGCGACGACCTCCTTCGCGCGGCGCGGCACTTCGCGCTCGGCGAGCCGGCGCAAGATCCCGAGCGCGTGCACCGCGTCGCGTGCGCCGCCGCTGCGGCCGCGCTCCGGCGTCACGACGACGAGGCCGTTCTCGAGCTCCACGCCCTCGCCGTGAGCTCTGCGAAGCTCGCCGGGCTCGCGCTCTCCGCCGATCTCCATCGACTCGCGGGCGAGGCGTCGTTCCGTCTTGGCGCGATCGACGACGCCGTGGCGGCGTTCGAGCGCGCGCTCGCGGCCACCCACGAGCCACTCGCGCGGGCGATCCTCTACGGTCGGATCGCATGGGCGTACGAGACCAACGGCGACGTCGAGCGCGCGTGGGACGAGCTCGGCCGCGCCTTCGCGGAGATGGGCGCGCGTCTCCCGGTCGAGGACGTCGCGTCGGTCGCCGCGACCACGGTGAACGTCGCCCGCATCCTCGTCGATCGCATGCCGACGCGGGCGCGCACCGCGGCCGAGACCGACCTCCTCTGCCGCCTGCACTACCAGAATTTCAGGATGGCGTTCGAGTACGGACGAGTCGGTCGCGCCGTTCACAGCTCGATCGCGTCGTACGGCTTGAGCGCCAACGCCGCCCCAGCCACGCGTGCGCGTGCCCAGGTCGTGTACGGTTTCGTCCTCTCGGTCCTGGGTCGCCGCGCCGCCGGTACCGCCGCGGTGCAGAGCGCGGTCGCTCTCGCGAAGACCTCTGGGGATCCGACCGTGGAGGCGTTCTGCACGCAGATGGAAGGCATGACGCTGAGCTGGGGCGGCGACTTCGCGACCGCGGTCGCGTGCTTGCGCCGGTGCGTCGATGTCTACGGACCGTGGATCGAGCTCACCGAGCTCACGCATGTGAGCCTCAGCTGCGAGCTCATGATCACGGTGAGTGGACGGCCCCTCGAGTCCTGGGCGTGGATTGACGGCGCCCTTGCGCGCCTCCGGCGCGCCCGCGCGGGCTCGCGCATGGATGTCTGGACTTTTCATCGCGCGCGGGCGCTCCTCGCCAGCCTCGGTCGGACGCCGGAGCCGGGCTCGTGGCTCGCCGCTCGCCTCGCTGAGATCACCGTGCGCGACGGCGGGAAGGGGTACTTTCGGCTGCTCTCGTGGGGGCCGCGCGCGGCCTACTACGTCGAGACGGGTGATCTTGGCGCCGACTTCGAGGCCCTCGTCGCCGAGTTCGCGGCCGAGAACCACGACCCGCGACGCGTTCACCCGACCGTCGGCGAATTCTATCTCGCGGTCGCGTACGCCCGCCTGCACCAGTGTCTGCATGCGACCGAGGACGTGCGCCCACGCAGCGTCCGTGCGCTCGCCGCGGCGGTGGCCGACCTGCGCGCGGGCACGCGCCTCCCCGTCGTGAAGGCGCACGCGGGCGCGATCGAAGGCGCGCTCGCGTGGCTCTCCGACAAGCCGGCGAAGGCCGCGAAGCTGCTCGCCGAGGGCGAGGCGATCGCGATCCGCGAGAACTTCCCGTGGGTGCTCTACTCCGTTGCCCGGGTCCGCGCGCATATCCTCCGTGAGGACGGAAAACCTGCCGCTGCGCGCGATCAGGCGCGCGTCGCTGCGACGCTCGCGCGCGAGCACGGGGCCATCGCGCGTTTGCATGTCATTCGCGAGGAGTTCGATCTCGGCGAGGCTGCGCCGGAGGAGCAGCTGGCGAAGGTGAGCCGCATGACGGTGCGGAGCTCGTCGAGTCGGACCAACCGGCACCTCGCGGCGCTGTTGCAGGTCGCGCGGAGCCCGCGGCGCGATCTGAAGGCGGAGCAGCAGGCGGCCGTCATCCTCGACGAGCTCGTGGAGTCGCTGCGCGCGGAGCGTGGCGCGATCTGGTTCCAGCCCGAGACGCCGTCGGCCGGGATGGCGGTCGCGCGGCAGCGCGGGAGCGTGCTCTCCACGTCGGTCGCGCCGGACTCGCCGCGTGGGTCGCTGCTTCGGTCGGTCCAGCGGAACGGCATCGCGTGGCCGAGCGAGCAGGTGGAGCACATCGAGGCCGAGCCGGCGATCGATCCGACCCGCACCCTCGTCGTTCCGCTCTACCTCTACGACGCGTGCGCCGGCTCCCTCGCGATGGAGCGCAGCATGCACGATCCGCCGTTCGCGGTCGAAGATCGGCAGCTCCTCGAGCTCCTCGCGCATCAGGTGCCGATCGCGCTCGAGATCGCGCGCCTCCTCTACGAGCGCGAACGCCTCCACGTCTCGCTCCAGCAAGCCAAGAAGATGGAGGCGATCGGCCAGCTCGCCGGCGGGCTCGCGCACGACTTCAACAACATGCTCGCCGCGATGAAGGTGGCCCTCGGCGCCGCGCAGGAGCGCGCGACGGAGGACTCCGAGATGGCGGTGGAGCTCGACATCATCGCGCAAGCGACGACGCGCGCCTCGCAGCTCACGCACCAGCTCCTCAGCTTCTCGCGCAACCAGTCGCTGCCGGTGTCGATCCAGGACGTGAACCAGCTCATCGCGGCGATCGAGCCGATGCTCCGCCGCGTCGCGAACGAAGGCGTCGACGTCATGCTGAAGCTCTCCCCGGTCGTCGACACGGTCGAGGTCGACCAGGCGAGCTTCGACCAGGCGCTGATGAACCTCCTCATCAACGCGCGCGACGCGATGCCGAACGGAGGCACGTTCACGATCGCGACCCGCAACGTGGTGCTCGACGAGAACGCCGCCGCCCGCGCGAGCCTGACGCCCGGCGCCTACGTCGAGGTCGAGGTCGCGGACACGGGCGAGGGGATGAGCCAGGACACGCTCTCGCGCATCTTCGAGCCGTTCTTCACGACGAAGCCCGCGGGGCGAGGGACCGGCCTCGGCCTCGCGACCGTCTACGCGTTCGCCAAGAACTGCGGCGGCGGCATCGACGTGCAGAGCGAGCCCGGGAGCGGCACGCAGTTCCGCCTCTACTTGAAGAGGGCCGAGCGCCGCCGCGTATCCCGCCCCGCGCGGCGACAGCAGAAGATCCCGTCGACCACGCCCGCGCCGGGCGCGCCGCCGGACACGATCCTCGTCATCGACGACGACGACCTCGTGCGCCGCTCGATCGCGAAGATCCTCGAACGCAACGGCTACCGCGTCGTCGCCGCGAGCGGCTCGGCCGAGGCGCTCGACGTCGCGCGCACGCAGGGCGCACGCATCGGCCTCGTCATCATGGACGTGCTCCTGCCCGGCGTGACGGGACCGGAGCTCGGCCGGCGGCTCGGCGACCTCCTCCTCCCCGCGAAGCTGCTGTTCGTCTCGGGCTTCTCCGCCGACAGCGCCCCGATCGAGGACGCCAACGTCTCGGCCGAGATGTTGCTCCAGAAGCCGTTCTCCCAGATCGCGCTCCTCGAGCGAGTACGGAAATTGATGCCTTCGTAAGCAACTTCGCGCGCGCCGGGCCGACGCCACGCTACGTGTCATCAGGCCCGTGGGTACGGATCACCGTCAACGCCGACGAGCTCGAGCTCCTCATCGAGCGGCTCCGCGCCGAGCTCCACCGCGCCCGCGCGACGCCACCACCACGCCGCGGCCACCGCGTGCTCCTGGTGCTCGCCGCCGTCGTCGGCCTCGTCACCGGCGGCGCGCCGTTCTTCTTCATCGATCCCCCGCCGCCGCGTCGCGCTCCGGCCGTCACGTCGTCGCCCACCGCCGCTTCCCCCGCGCCAACCGCGAGCGTCCTCATCACCCCGGCGCCAACGCTCCCGCTCGTGCCGCCTCCACCGCGCCCCGATCGCCCCGACCGCCCATCCCCACCGGCCGACCGCAGCTACGTGCGCGAGCTGTAATCGCTAGCCCGCCCAGGTCGAGCCGACGCGGCGGCGCAGGGCGGTGGACTCCGGCGTCAGCGCGAAGCGGACGACGTCGCCGGCGAAGGGGTGGTCGAGGACCGCTTGGACCGAGCCGCGGCCGGGGGCCTCCGTCGCCTTGAGGAAGGCTCCGTCGAGGCCGCGGAGCTCGTCGATCGTCGCGAGCACGTCGCCCGTCAGCACGTACGCGATGCGGAGCTCCGCGCGGGCGAGCGCGCCGATGAGCACGTCGATGCCGACGAGGCGGCCCGACGGAGACGCCATGAGCGGGACCAGACGCTCGAGGAGCTGCTTCTGCTTGCGCCCGAGCTCCTTCGCCACGTTCGGCTCGTATTGGTAGACGAGCTTCTGCGAGAGCACGTCGATGTCGTCCTTGCCGTAGACCGGGTTCACCGTGCGCGCGGCCGCGACCAGCATCGCCTCGATGTGCGGCGGCGGCAGCTCCTCGAGCCACGGCACGTTG is a window encoding:
- a CDS encoding protein kinase is translated as MQRPSIPGFELGAELGHGAHSVVYRGKKDGVPCAVKLPRMRARWTRLIYREAVALARVKHGGLPRVLTVGDADGFPYLAMELVEGQTLADRLNGSALQEPELLAIALQLADALAAVHDAGLVHRDVKARNIVVDHGRVVLVDFGFTTPMERTGDGETAGTAAYAAPEQLVPPGRVDARTDLFGLGRVLLECVSRELFSTTSSTADVASLRELLVGGGVSAGLAEVIAHLLQHDASRRYPDARALMRELDRLSRGLPVLGAAAYVPERALSLSRAREDECARALDAVSKPGDGGRMLLLQGTRGSGKTFLLHALEAQLRHQGRVSLTTSAKDDPPLSGLRRILESCVAGGSPASRGMAGHELSELLGNLSAVGELIAPIVASALHPGSPPEEPELPEATEAFEEGAAELIVRIARRLGRLVLLVDDVQWMDLASAAALLRLAHRLADSPVVLVLASRPESPYGVPTRFASVRAADVPVRTIELGPLDAEGVARVIQAHLCTDPVDRELVRRVCAFADGTALGVLEVLSAYVDAGAIRPHDGAWVFDEARAAAIVLPRGVLALLARRVGELPQAARRVLEAAAVCGLTFSESLVARTRALTEETVGYAMVGALRAGVVERVGEGEWRFLHDSMRDTLLADLSDAESRHLHQRAGTVLSESERATGDDLLRAARHFALGEPAQDPERVHRVACAAAAAALRRHDDEAVLELHALAVSSAKLAGLALSADLHRLAGEASFRLGAIDDAVAAFERALAATHEPLARAILYGRIAWAYETNGDVERAWDELGRAFAEMGARLPVEDVASVAATTVNVARILVDRMPTRARTAAETDLLCRLHYQNFRMAFEYGRVGRAVHSSIASYGLSANAAPATRARAQVVYGFVLSVLGRRAAGTAAVQSAVALAKTSGDPTVEAFCTQMEGMTLSWGGDFATAVACLRRCVDVYGPWIELTELTHVSLSCELMITVSGRPLESWAWIDGALARLRRARAGSRMDVWTFHRARALLASLGRTPEPGSWLAARLAEITVRDGGKGYFRLLSWGPRAAYYVETGDLGADFEALVAEFAAENHDPRRVHPTVGEFYLAVAYARLHQCLHATEDVRPRSVRALAAAVADLRAGTRLPVVKAHAGAIEGALAWLSDKPAKAAKLLAEGEAIAIRENFPWVLYSVARVRAHILREDGKPAAARDQARVAATLAREHGAIARLHVIREEFDLGEAAPEEQLAKVSRMTVRSSSSRTNRHLAALLQVARSPRRDLKAEQQAAVILDELVESLRAERGAIWFQPETPSAGMAVARQRGSVLSTSVAPDSPRGSLLRSVQRNGIAWPSEQVEHIEAEPAIDPTRTLVVPLYLYDACAGSLAMERSMHDPPFAVEDRQLLELLAHQVPIALEIARLLYERERLHVSLQQAKKMEAIGQLAGGLAHDFNNMLAAMKVALGAAQERATEDSEMAVELDIIAQATTRASQLTHQLLSFSRNQSLPVSIQDVNQLIAAIEPMLRRVANEGVDVMLKLSPVVDTVEVDQASFDQALMNLLINARDAMPNGGTFTIATRNVVLDENAAARASLTPGAYVEVEVADTGEGMSQDTLSRIFEPFFTTKPAGRGTGLGLATVYAFAKNCGGGIDVQSEPGSGTQFRLYLKRAERRRVSRPARRQQKIPSTTPAPGAPPDTILVIDDDDLVRRSIAKILERNGYRVVAASGSAEALDVARTQGARIGLVIMDVLLPGVTGPELGRRLGDLLLPAKLLFVSGFSADSAPIEDANVSAEMLLQKPFSQIALLERVRKLMPS